The following proteins are co-located in the Polystyrenella longa genome:
- a CDS encoding DUF1294 domain-containing protein — MRAAIGIVVTYFLTMIVYGLIYGLNFLWPLSVIGLSIVTYGVFWWDKRKAQNNEWRTPEKTLQTLSVLGGWPGALLAQWHIRHKNRKMSFQAVFWLMVVLNLVISAKLFMPAWSGWLGDVELPSIEEIQKSL; from the coding sequence GGAATTGTAGTGACCTACTTTTTGACGATGATCGTTTACGGGTTGATTTACGGCCTGAATTTCCTGTGGCCACTTTCTGTCATCGGTTTAAGCATTGTCACCTATGGAGTTTTCTGGTGGGATAAACGAAAAGCCCAAAATAACGAATGGCGAACTCCAGAGAAGACATTACAGACGCTTAGCGTTCTGGGTGGCTGGCCAGGCGCATTATTGGCTCAGTGGCATATTCGCCATAAGAATCGCAAAATGTCGTTTCAAGCCGTTTTCTGGTTGATGGTTGTCTTGAACCTGGTGATCTCCGCCAAGCTTTTCATGCCCGCCTGGTCTGGCTGGCTCGGAGATGTGGAACTTCCTTCGATTGAAGAAATCCAAAAGAGCTTATGA
- a CDS encoding NAD(+)/NADH kinase: MSDSELDLIILARDQSKLVQEAWQEIHRFLDAREKTRLVAAAVTEDLELDHHQADIVIVLGGDGAILRACRQLGSRQLPLLGVNLGRLGFLADISASDLISRYDEIEQRKFDVVDHLMFECELEHQDGSSEKFLGLNEVVVSAAGSLGMLDINLRIDQERVTTYSGDGLIISTPIGSTAHSLSAGGPILQQDLAVFVITPICPHTMTIRPVVDSADRCYTMKMDTVKEGVMLSIDGQIHRPIVSGDKVHVRKASVSCKLARLPGHHYYSILNRKLGWAGQPRYRKK, from the coding sequence ATGAGCGACTCCGAACTCGATTTAATCATTCTTGCGCGAGACCAGAGTAAGTTGGTGCAGGAAGCCTGGCAGGAGATCCACCGCTTTCTCGATGCGCGAGAAAAAACCAGACTCGTAGCCGCAGCCGTGACGGAAGATCTGGAACTCGACCACCATCAGGCCGACATCGTGATTGTGCTGGGAGGAGACGGTGCGATATTGCGAGCCTGCCGACAGTTGGGCTCGAGGCAGCTTCCGTTGCTGGGGGTCAATCTTGGACGACTCGGATTTCTGGCCGATATTTCCGCCAGTGATCTTATAAGCCGATACGATGAGATCGAGCAGCGAAAATTTGACGTCGTCGATCATTTGATGTTTGAATGCGAACTGGAACATCAGGACGGTAGTTCAGAAAAGTTTCTCGGCTTGAACGAAGTCGTCGTTTCAGCGGCGGGTTCACTGGGCATGTTGGATATCAATTTACGGATCGATCAGGAACGGGTCACCACTTATAGTGGCGACGGGCTCATTATCAGCACGCCGATTGGTTCCACTGCTCATAGTCTTTCGGCGGGGGGGCCAATCCTACAACAGGATTTGGCGGTGTTTGTCATCACACCGATTTGCCCTCATACAATGACGATTCGTCCCGTCGTCGATTCTGCCGATCGATGTTACACCATGAAAATGGATACCGTTAAAGAAGGGGTCATGCTCAGCATCGACGGCCAGATTCATCGTCCAATCGTTTCGGGAGACAAGGTGCATGTACGAAAAGCGTCGGTCTCGTGCAAGCTCGCGCGGTTGCCGGGACATCACTACTACAGCATTCTGAATCGCAAACTGGGATGGGCCGGACAACCCCGTTACCGTAAGAAGTGA
- a CDS encoding sugar phosphate isomerase/epimerase family protein has translation MKYGLNMLLWTADVTEEHDGLLEQIKDWGYDGIEFPIFGTDESQFKRMGDRLDALGLGRTAVTVCNAEANPISPDPANRERAVEYLKKVVDMAAAGGATHICGPIHSALGEFSGAGRTEEEWNYAKETLSKVADHAQANDVVLTVEYLNRFECYFLNTAADCARFIDEVNHPNVKMMYDTFHANIEEKDIAQAIKACANQTVHVHISENDRSTPGEGHVHWDTTFQALKETGYDGWMTIEAFGLALPDLAAATRIWRKMFPSEEYLAKNGLAFMKQRVEG, from the coding sequence ATGAAATACGGCTTGAATATGCTGCTGTGGACCGCCGATGTAACGGAAGAGCACGATGGATTGCTCGAACAGATTAAAGACTGGGGCTACGACGGCATTGAGTTTCCAATTTTCGGAACTGATGAATCGCAATTCAAACGGATGGGCGATCGGTTAGACGCACTCGGCCTTGGTCGTACTGCCGTCACCGTCTGCAACGCGGAGGCTAATCCGATTTCTCCCGACCCTGCCAACCGGGAACGGGCAGTTGAGTATTTAAAGAAAGTAGTCGACATGGCCGCCGCTGGTGGTGCAACCCACATCTGCGGTCCGATTCATTCCGCACTTGGTGAATTCTCTGGTGCAGGTCGCACGGAAGAAGAATGGAACTATGCCAAAGAGACCCTCTCCAAAGTCGCCGATCACGCTCAAGCGAACGATGTCGTTTTAACTGTCGAATACCTGAACCGATTCGAATGTTACTTCCTCAATACCGCCGCCGATTGTGCCCGCTTCATCGATGAAGTGAATCATCCCAACGTGAAAATGATGTACGATACATTCCATGCCAACATAGAAGAAAAAGATATCGCCCAGGCAATCAAGGCATGTGCCAACCAGACAGTGCATGTTCACATTTCTGAGAACGACCGCTCGACTCCGGGAGAGGGACACGTTCATTGGGACACCACTTTCCAGGCACTCAAAGAGACAGGCTACGATGGCTGGATGACGATTGAAGCCTTCGGTCTGGCTCTTCCTGACCTGGCTGCCGCTACCCGTATCTGGCGGAAAATGTTCCCCAGCGAAGAGTATCTGGCAAAAAACGGTCTCGCATTTATGAAACAACGAGTGGAAGGTTAA